In Pseudobdellovibrionaceae bacterium, the following proteins share a genomic window:
- a CDS encoding radical SAM protein produces the protein MSASSDDTGALRGSRATNKSIRMINEQGESFSYSAEELMARGLNRWRGWHCTAGVENMYITHDGSIYGSVCREGGFIGNVFEVNFYNRMKYVKCTRRFCTCGTDMALRKFKRLKNRYQAYHITPVEVEQEPARDYVAVQNFYQNEIPAKQVLWDLGRRCNYACSYCPPATSNRFEAHKSLGSLTHAMTNIENSFLKGDLCKFIFGGGEPTMNPDFLDFVREVHGRVPVKSPKENHWIHVTTNGSRLPEYYLDLIRYAGLTFSVHFEFYNKEKFLAVIGSLVQAKAKEPNLQYRYIGIRIMVQPGRGEEAQSLIDDLKSLPDFDDQAVVNVSPLLEFSPNYEFDFESKMPASYSAQELALFD, from the coding sequence TTGTCCGCATCATCTGATGATACGGGGGCTTTACGCGGCTCACGCGCGACCAATAAGTCTATCCGCATGATCAATGAACAAGGTGAGAGCTTTTCCTATTCCGCAGAAGAGCTGATGGCCCGTGGCCTTAACCGCTGGCGGGGTTGGCACTGCACAGCCGGTGTGGAAAACATGTACATCACCCATGATGGCAGCATTTACGGTTCGGTTTGTCGCGAGGGTGGCTTTATTGGCAATGTGTTTGAGGTCAACTTCTACAACCGCATGAAGTACGTCAAATGTACCCGTCGCTTCTGTACCTGTGGAACCGACATGGCATTACGCAAGTTCAAGCGATTGAAGAACCGCTACCAGGCCTACCATATCACCCCAGTTGAGGTGGAACAGGAGCCCGCGCGAGACTATGTGGCGGTTCAGAATTTTTACCAGAATGAAATTCCAGCGAAGCAGGTCCTGTGGGATTTGGGTCGTCGCTGCAACTACGCCTGTAGCTATTGCCCGCCGGCGACCAGCAACCGATTTGAAGCTCATAAGAGTTTGGGCAGCCTCACCCATGCCATGACCAATATAGAGAACTCTTTTTTAAAGGGTGATCTGTGTAAGTTCATATTTGGTGGTGGCGAGCCCACTATGAATCCCGACTTTCTTGACTTTGTTAGGGAGGTCCACGGCAGGGTGCCGGTTAAGAGTCCGAAAGAAAACCACTGGATTCATGTGACTACCAATGGCAGCCGCTTACCTGAATATTATTTGGACTTGATCCGCTACGCAGGCCTGACCTTTAGTGTTCATTTTGAGTTCTACAACAAGGAGAAGTTCTTGGCGGTCATCGGGTCTTTGGTTCAAGCAAAGGCCAAAGAGCCGAACCTGCAATACCGCTACATCGGTATCCGCATCATGGTGCAACCTGGGAGGGGAGAGGAAGCGCAAAGTCTGATCGATGACCTCAAATCCCTGCCTGACTTTGATGATCAGGCGGTGGTCAATGTGTCGCCGCTTTTGGAGTTTTCTCCCAACTACGAGTTTGATTTTGAATCTAAGATGCCGGCTAGTTATTCGGCCCAGGAACTTGCTCTTTTTGATTAG
- the modC gene encoding molybdenum ABC transporter ATP-binding protein, which translates to MSLVQGQFHHTSSAFTLDVQFAFAGMGVTALFGPSGCGKTTFLRLMAGLDMCTEGELLVSGRAWQTTDSFLPPHLRSLGYVFQNGQLFEHLNVQQNLQFGFDRTPKSERRIQLQQAVELLQLQPYLHRSPRQLSGGQKQRVAMGMAILRSPQLLLMDEPLSGLDEVSKSEILPFISQLAHEVKIPIIYVSHSLDEVVRLADDLVLMDEGRFVVHGSLSQVLTDFAHPLALCENAGSLVQAQVKSYDQQNHLLCLGFPGGEFLTPGNELPLGEQVRLRIMARDVSLTLNQPDSSTILNVLPAKLMEMREYGTAQTMVKLHLGETALLARITRKSAQALDLQPNMNVYVQVKSAVLSARR; encoded by the coding sequence ATGAGTCTTGTCCAAGGACAGTTTCACCACACGTCTTCCGCTTTCACCTTGGATGTGCAATTTGCCTTTGCGGGCATGGGAGTCACAGCACTTTTTGGGCCTTCGGGTTGCGGTAAGACCACCTTCCTTCGCTTGATGGCGGGACTGGATATGTGCACCGAGGGAGAACTGCTGGTATCGGGCAGGGCATGGCAAACAACGGACAGCTTTTTGCCCCCCCACCTAAGATCTTTGGGCTATGTATTTCAAAACGGACAGTTGTTTGAGCATCTCAATGTACAACAAAATCTGCAGTTTGGATTTGACCGCACACCAAAGTCTGAGCGACGTATCCAATTGCAGCAGGCGGTTGAGCTCCTGCAACTGCAGCCTTATTTGCATCGCTCTCCTCGTCAGCTGTCGGGAGGGCAAAAACAGCGGGTGGCCATGGGCATGGCCATTCTCCGCTCACCCCAACTGTTGTTGATGGATGAGCCCCTGTCTGGCCTTGATGAAGTGAGCAAGTCTGAAATCCTGCCCTTTATCTCTCAGCTGGCACATGAGGTAAAGATCCCTATAATCTATGTAAGCCATTCTTTGGACGAAGTCGTTCGCCTGGCTGACGACTTGGTTTTGATGGACGAGGGACGGTTTGTGGTACACGGCTCTCTATCGCAAGTCCTAACGGATTTTGCTCATCCTTTGGCCTTATGTGAAAACGCCGGATCTTTGGTGCAGGCCCAAGTGAAATCTTATGACCAGCAAAACCATCTCTTATGCTTGGGCTTTCCGGGTGGAGAATTTTTAACGCCAGGAAACGAACTACCTCTAGGCGAACAGGTTCGTCTACGCATCATGGCAAGGGATGTGAGCCTCACCCTTAATCAACCTGATTCGAGCACCATCCTTAATGTGCTACCGGCAAAACTCATGGAGATGAGGGAGTACGGTACGGCACAAACAATGGTAAAACTCCATCTTGGGGAAACAGCTCTCCTCGCCCGCATCACCCGCAAATCCGCTCAGGCTCTGGATTTGCAGCCAAACATGAATGTCTATGTTCAGGTTAAGAGTGCTGTGTTAAGCGCCCGGCGTTAA
- the modB gene encoding molybdate ABC transporter permease subunit yields MLSGEDILALGVTLRLAGLTTLLLLVVCTPLAWWMARSENRIKPIVESVIALPLILPPTVLGFYLLVLLGPEGLIGWVMTSLGLHPLAFTFAGLVIGSFFYSLPFVVQPLQDAFIAVGKQPLELAATLGANPWDRFFRVALPLARPGFLTATVLGFAHTVGEFGVVLMIGGNIPGKTQVLSIAIFDHVEAMDYTRAHLLSAGMLILSFALLLIVYGLNRRHKVVKS; encoded by the coding sequence ATGTTATCCGGCGAGGACATTTTAGCACTGGGAGTAACCCTCCGCCTTGCTGGCTTGACCACCCTCCTTCTCCTGGTGGTTTGCACTCCTCTCGCTTGGTGGATGGCCCGCAGTGAAAATCGCATAAAGCCAATTGTCGAATCTGTCATCGCCCTTCCACTGATCCTTCCCCCCACGGTATTGGGTTTTTATCTGTTGGTTTTGCTTGGGCCCGAGGGGCTCATCGGCTGGGTTATGACTTCCCTAGGCCTTCACCCCCTCGCCTTCACCTTTGCGGGTCTGGTCATCGGCTCTTTTTTCTACTCTCTGCCATTTGTGGTTCAACCACTGCAGGATGCCTTTATTGCCGTAGGTAAACAGCCCTTAGAATTGGCGGCCACCCTAGGGGCAAACCCATGGGATCGTTTCTTCCGCGTCGCTTTGCCCCTTGCCCGCCCCGGCTTTCTCACCGCCACGGTATTGGGCTTTGCTCACACTGTGGGCGAATTCGGTGTGGTATTGATGATTGGGGGAAACATCCCTGGCAAAACCCAGGTCCTTTCCATCGCTATTTTTGATCACGTCGAGGCCATGGACTACACAAGGGCTCATTTGCTGTCGGCGGGAATGCTGATCCTGTCTTTCGCCCTTCTCCTTATCGTCTATGGACTCAACCGCCGCCATAAGGTGGTGAAGTCATGA
- a CDS encoding SpoIIE family protein phosphatase has product MASIKYFSLRYKLLALLILMPTAGLALYALMAINLFTKDKKAYIFDSSVIVSKALATQVKIELDAHEKLMDPIVKSIDTGAMKFSKLSYEFFIRQNRVEHLFLFKHMGNGRYAKADQLYLENRSIKNYDPGGEVFDLMLKTAGEVGFAVQDVAEAKRFFLIAQKYGDEQKHVVVLSLYNAPDLYEAFATPSAYRQYLVSRNNFISMEPKYMRKTKSKAQVTTTEFFTPIFNNRFPVGIAEIKTKDGHPMLVSFSKVGKGGLFVASLVEKAAALKAIDTLIVESLLFVLSLISVTIIIGVIASFGLTSALSRLVEATKEIAGGNFDVKIDVKSKDEVSLLGDSISFMAGEVSRLMNETAEKARLVNELETVKLIQETLFPPDQATLGPLDIVGYFHPASEAGGDWYHYSMMGEDRAFIWIGDVTGHGAPAAMVTAAAKAVSSIVEEMEDVTPAMALKVMNHAINATAKGNTLMTFFLMSVDFTSGKVVYANASHEPPYVLPVSDKLKKKDFVPLCDSEGSRLGEKAGAEYKDVEYQLNPGDTVLLYTDGVIDLANPAGEGLGERQFIKLICDNFSGKAAVKTKFENLKKTLNSHQQNAPLVDDVTLFAFQFKA; this is encoded by the coding sequence ATGGCCAGTATCAAGTATTTTTCACTGAGGTACAAACTCCTCGCTCTCCTCATTCTCATGCCGACGGCTGGTTTAGCCCTCTATGCCCTGATGGCCATCAATCTGTTCACCAAGGACAAGAAGGCCTACATCTTTGACTCTTCAGTAATTGTATCCAAGGCCCTGGCGACTCAGGTCAAGATCGAACTGGACGCACACGAAAAGCTGATGGACCCCATCGTCAAGTCCATCGATACCGGCGCCATGAAGTTCTCAAAGCTCTCCTATGAGTTTTTCATCCGCCAGAACCGAGTTGAGCACCTGTTTTTGTTCAAACATATGGGCAATGGTCGGTACGCCAAGGCGGATCAGCTGTACTTGGAAAACAGATCAATCAAAAATTACGATCCAGGTGGTGAGGTTTTTGACCTCATGCTTAAGACGGCAGGCGAGGTGGGATTTGCTGTTCAGGATGTCGCCGAGGCCAAGCGTTTCTTTTTGATTGCCCAAAAATACGGCGATGAACAAAAGCACGTGGTCGTACTTTCTCTCTACAATGCTCCCGACCTTTATGAGGCCTTTGCCACACCATCGGCTTACCGGCAGTACCTGGTTAGCCGCAACAACTTTATCTCCATGGAGCCCAAATACATGCGCAAGACCAAGAGTAAGGCGCAGGTCACGACCACGGAGTTTTTTACGCCGATATTCAATAATCGCTTCCCGGTCGGTATTGCTGAGATCAAGACCAAAGACGGTCACCCCATGTTGGTGTCCTTTTCCAAGGTGGGAAAGGGGGGGCTTTTCGTCGCATCTCTGGTGGAAAAGGCGGCTGCTCTTAAGGCAATTGACACCCTGATCGTGGAGTCCTTGCTTTTTGTTTTGTCCCTGATCAGTGTGACCATCATTATCGGCGTGATCGCCTCCTTCGGCCTGACTTCAGCACTTAGCCGCCTGGTGGAAGCCACCAAAGAAATCGCTGGTGGTAATTTTGACGTCAAAATCGACGTCAAATCCAAGGACGAAGTCAGCCTGTTGGGTGACAGTATTTCCTTTATGGCTGGCGAAGTCTCACGTTTGATGAACGAAACAGCCGAGAAGGCCCGCCTGGTGAATGAGTTGGAAACAGTAAAGCTCATTCAGGAAACGCTGTTCCCTCCTGATCAGGCGACCTTGGGACCTTTGGATATCGTCGGGTATTTCCATCCTGCCAGTGAGGCGGGAGGCGACTGGTATCATTACTCGATGATGGGCGAAGATCGGGCATTCATCTGGATTGGCGATGTGACCGGTCACGGTGCGCCGGCCGCCATGGTGACTGCGGCGGCAAAGGCTGTGTCGTCAATAGTTGAGGAAATGGAGGACGTCACTCCAGCCATGGCCCTTAAGGTAATGAATCATGCCATCAACGCCACGGCAAAGGGCAATACTTTGATGACCTTTTTTCTCATGTCGGTGGATTTTACCAGCGGCAAGGTGGTCTATGCCAATGCCAGCCACGAACCACCCTATGTTTTGCCCGTATCGGATAAGCTAAAGAAGAAGGACTTTGTGCCCTTGTGTGACTCCGAAGGAAGTCGACTGGGCGAGAAGGCAGGGGCTGAGTACAAGGACGTCGAATATCAGCTCAACCCCGGTGATACTGTTCTTCTCTACACAGATGGTGTGATTGATCTCGCCAATCCAGCCGGAGAGGGCCTGGGCGAGCGCCAGTTTATTAAGCTCATTTGCGACAACTTCAGCGGCAAGGCGGCGGTCAAAACCAAGTTTGAAAACCTCAAAAAGACCCTCAATAGCCACCAGCAAAACGCGCCTCTCGTCGACGACGTCACCCTCTTCGCCTTCCAATTCAAAGCCTAA
- a CDS encoding MotA/TolQ/ExbB proton channel family protein has protein sequence MNFKSIVALVMAGTVFGFGVFTATNNPAAFLDFHAGLIVFGGTAAVAAIAFQIDRIFVMLKVFYHRMIKTYKVDYVGLIKELMILSEAYRANNANLPTLVESSKDPFIREAMGVLMDDFLDEKELIEILSLRTNTIYYRYLEDAKKFKALGKFPPAMGLMGAVLGMIALLQTLGQPGSESNIGPAMAVALVATLYGIALANLVVLPIAENLAEGAREVYAKNKMIVEGVKLISQKKNRILLAEELNSYLLPNERLNWKDLDGGGA, from the coding sequence ATGAATTTTAAATCCATTGTCGCCTTGGTAATGGCCGGCACCGTCTTTGGCTTTGGTGTGTTTACGGCAACCAATAATCCGGCGGCATTTTTGGATTTCCACGCGGGCCTCATTGTCTTTGGCGGTACTGCAGCAGTTGCCGCCATTGCGTTTCAAATTGATCGCATTTTTGTCATGCTCAAGGTCTTTTATCACCGCATGATCAAAACATATAAAGTTGATTATGTGGGCTTGATCAAAGAACTGATGATTCTTTCTGAGGCGTACCGGGCCAACAATGCCAATCTGCCGACTTTGGTCGAGAGTTCAAAGGACCCCTTTATTCGCGAAGCCATGGGTGTATTGATGGATGACTTTCTCGACGAAAAAGAACTCATCGAGATTCTCAGTCTACGCACCAATACCATCTATTACCGCTACCTGGAGGACGCCAAAAAGTTTAAAGCACTGGGTAAGTTCCCACCGGCCATGGGTCTGATGGGAGCGGTTCTGGGTATGATCGCTCTGCTGCAAACTCTGGGTCAGCCGGGCTCTGAGAGTAACATTGGTCCGGCTATGGCGGTTGCCCTTGTGGCCACTCTCTATGGTATTGCCTTGGCCAACTTGGTTGTCCTACCCATTGCGGAAAATCTGGCCGAGGGCGCACGCGAGGTCTACGCCAAAAACAAGATGATTGTGGAAGGTGTTAAATTGATCTCACAAAAGAAGAACCGCATTCTTCTTGCCGAAGAACTCAATTCCTATCTGCTTCCCAATGAGCGATTGAACTGGAAAGATCTCGATGGTGGAGGCGCCTAG
- a CDS encoding OmpA family protein, whose product MLGADGHHGHEEEDHGDEEIWLISYSDLMTLLFGFFVLMYVFASTKTGEAEKVREGLAKSFGGSYVSPQEELATQLKQKTEEGSHPIMGQIDVQTPSDGMEITFRSNLLFDSGSSDLKPHVKATMKMIAGLISNSVEDAEILVGGHTDDSPIHTRRFPSNWELSAARAASVVKEFISTGYDPKMMVALGYAETRPAYPNRDEKGVPIPENREKNRRVVIKVVSPGIIKQPSESIAHSAQQRAEAKANAEAQKLKDQGASQGRPLPPPPPPANQ is encoded by the coding sequence ATGTTGGGAGCTGACGGCCACCATGGGCATGAAGAAGAGGATCATGGGGATGAGGAGATTTGGCTCATCTCCTACTCGGACCTGATGACCCTCCTCTTTGGATTTTTTGTTCTCATGTATGTGTTTGCCTCCACTAAAACCGGAGAAGCGGAGAAGGTGAGAGAGGGGCTGGCCAAGTCCTTTGGTGGTTCCTATGTTTCTCCCCAGGAAGAATTGGCCACTCAATTGAAGCAAAAAACGGAGGAGGGGAGTCATCCCATTATGGGTCAGATCGATGTGCAGACCCCTTCTGATGGGATGGAAATTACCTTTCGCAGTAACCTCCTGTTTGATTCCGGAAGTTCAGACCTAAAACCTCATGTAAAAGCCACCATGAAAATGATTGCTGGGCTGATTTCAAATAGCGTTGAAGATGCTGAAATTCTCGTCGGCGGTCACACCGATGATTCACCCATTCACACCCGCCGCTTTCCTTCAAACTGGGAGCTTTCTGCCGCCCGTGCCGCGAGCGTGGTCAAAGAGTTTATTTCTACTGGCTATGACCCAAAAATGATGGTCGCCCTTGGCTATGCTGAAACCCGTCCAGCCTATCCCAACCGGGACGAAAAGGGTGTGCCTATTCCGGAAAATCGCGAAAAAAACCGTCGCGTGGTGATTAAGGTGGTGTCCCCAGGAATCATTAAGCAGCCGTCTGAAAGCATTGCTCACAGCGCCCAACAAAGAGCCGAGGCTAAGGCCAATGCTGAAGCTCAAAAGCTAAAGGACCAGGGAGCATCTCAAGGCCGCCCTCTTCCTCCACCGCCGCCACCGGCGAATCAATAA
- a CDS encoding DsbA family protein, whose product MIKMIVSLVAALVTLLVVILVFKPFEKAKLAQGPVVIAEVPLRIEYSPDLKEGVFAQFGDLELSESGVIEKSKSLEDYQERELKALAEAALKKLGAGGDGAINLEVFMAPPMAEYDTSRLGLGKNLNLTFSPRRQDGKVINLNGNLLERKDLPLNQIRFSELKTQQLQEAVNVLQSVFSRQLLLKKAKENGTNIEQLIKTQIIKEELVVTDQDVDQFIADKGVSIGPGEKRLRAQLHAIVLENKRKEMLDAYVQSAFANEMAKVGFKPPTYAIPLSDNQALIRQRTDKDKGPAFFVFSDFMCSPCVKLAADLMSIRQELQDKVRIGFVHLFSEGNWQSRLLAEASFCLNFQRPELFWAFYERATKETEEISEEKIHEMAREIGADHDNFQSCMIKQTFKAEVDNQLKYAQDLGVTTPPTVIVGHEVFTGSVSRDQILRALSNQSSIQAGK is encoded by the coding sequence ATGATAAAGATGATCGTTTCCCTGGTTGCTGCCCTTGTCACCCTGTTGGTCGTGATTTTGGTGTTCAAGCCCTTTGAAAAAGCCAAACTTGCCCAAGGTCCAGTGGTGATTGCCGAAGTTCCCTTAAGAATTGAGTACAGCCCTGATTTAAAAGAGGGTGTGTTCGCCCAATTTGGCGATCTGGAGCTCAGTGAATCCGGAGTGATAGAGAAGTCCAAGTCTCTTGAAGACTACCAGGAGCGCGAACTGAAGGCACTGGCGGAGGCCGCCCTCAAAAAACTGGGTGCTGGTGGCGATGGGGCGATCAACCTTGAGGTTTTCATGGCACCGCCGATGGCTGAGTACGATACTTCCAGACTAGGCCTCGGGAAAAACCTCAACCTCACTTTTTCCCCGCGCAGGCAGGACGGAAAAGTGATCAACCTCAATGGCAACCTGTTGGAGCGTAAAGATCTTCCCCTCAATCAAATCCGTTTTTCCGAGTTAAAAACCCAGCAGCTTCAGGAAGCCGTCAATGTCTTACAGAGTGTGTTTTCTCGCCAATTGCTCCTCAAAAAGGCCAAGGAAAACGGTACGAATATTGAGCAGCTGATCAAGACACAAATCATCAAAGAGGAACTGGTAGTAACCGACCAGGACGTGGACCAGTTTATCGCCGACAAAGGGGTCTCCATCGGGCCTGGCGAAAAGCGCTTGCGGGCTCAACTCCACGCCATTGTCTTGGAAAACAAGCGTAAAGAAATGCTTGATGCCTATGTCCAATCAGCCTTTGCCAATGAGATGGCTAAGGTGGGTTTTAAACCTCCGACCTACGCCATTCCCTTGAGTGACAACCAAGCCCTCATTCGTCAGCGAACAGACAAGGACAAGGGACCGGCCTTTTTTGTCTTCTCGGACTTTATGTGCTCCCCTTGTGTCAAGCTGGCGGCTGATCTCATGTCCATTCGCCAGGAACTTCAGGACAAAGTGCGCATTGGTTTTGTTCACCTGTTTTCTGAGGGAAATTGGCAGTCACGCTTGTTAGCCGAAGCCTCTTTTTGTTTGAACTTCCAGAGACCCGAATTATTTTGGGCCTTTTACGAAAGAGCCACCAAGGAAACGGAAGAAATAAGTGAAGAAAAGATTCACGAGATGGCTCGGGAAATTGGTGCTGACCATGACAATTTTCAGTCGTGTATGATCAAACAGACTTTTAAGGCAGAAGTCGACAACCAACTTAAGTACGCTCAGGATTTGGGAGTCACCACACCGCCGACAGTGATCGTGGGTCACGAGGTTTTTACTGGAAGTGTCTCCCGCGACCAGATCCTGAGGGCTCTTTCTAATCAGTCATCGATTCAGGCAGGTAAGTAG
- a CDS encoding PhnD/SsuA/transferrin family substrate-binding protein: protein MKWLIGTLLAFASLSGAAVDESQLLYFNPIATVSSNRLKRDFDSFLNSEFQTSGQKAPTFQPVVKLQDFLSYVTTNRPSFLITSSVVLKTHGLDKDYRPIASLVCKDSAQGKLLFLANKSLTKKGQLLLASSHNQAILAELFSPKMGQKVKGCRVIQTKKDIDGILALINGQVDLAVTSESVYSLMAETNREALKGLQTIEKSKRMPSPQLFVRQGQAKEETTKLLARALKSMMRKTEGKNVLKSMGCEEWQ from the coding sequence ATGAAATGGCTTATTGGGACTTTGTTGGCTTTCGCGAGTCTTTCTGGTGCGGCTGTGGACGAGTCCCAGCTGCTCTATTTTAATCCCATTGCCACGGTCAGTTCCAACCGGCTCAAAAGAGACTTTGACTCATTCTTAAACAGTGAATTCCAGACCTCTGGACAAAAGGCACCCACATTTCAGCCCGTGGTGAAACTTCAAGATTTCCTCTCTTATGTGACGACTAACCGCCCGTCCTTTTTGATCACTTCATCCGTTGTTCTCAAAACACATGGACTCGACAAAGACTACAGACCGATAGCCTCCCTGGTGTGTAAGGATTCCGCCCAAGGCAAGCTGCTTTTTTTAGCTAACAAAAGCCTGACAAAAAAAGGACAATTGCTACTTGCTTCGAGTCACAACCAGGCTATTCTTGCCGAACTCTTTTCCCCAAAGATGGGACAGAAGGTGAAAGGCTGTCGAGTCATTCAGACTAAAAAGGACATCGACGGTATTTTGGCCCTGATCAATGGACAGGTGGATTTGGCAGTGACTAGTGAAAGCGTCTATTCTCTCATGGCTGAGACCAATCGTGAGGCCCTGAAGGGACTCCAGACCATTGAGAAATCCAAGCGCATGCCTTCTCCCCAACTCTTTGTTCGCCAGGGCCAGGCAAAAGAAGAGACGACCAAGCTCCTGGCTCGCGCCTTGAAATCCATGATGAGAAAAACCGAGGGCAAGAATGTTCTTAAAAGCATGGGGTGTGAAGAATGGCAGTAA
- a CDS encoding HAMP domain-containing protein → MSVTAVLTVVLVTSWQIGSLFGRVSAAEKQSQQAQLQAKAATYSATIGNAFRLAFSSLDYSTLHNLIADTATSDDQIRSITIAAKETGLVISADQDIRILQKVDVSGPLGGLVRIQDEEARPVFRAESLLAYEDKEYVLRIDFDSQGFDQAMAQIQKEHESKQAESLILALGFIGALLLGTYLLSQRIGRWVGRPLRELTSAAENIAGGEYDHPLSLDRDDEIGDLGQSFEIMRQNIVSKIDEIKAINASLEQRVEERTQALKSAQIALVQSGKMAALGIMSAGIAHEINNPLNIIVMYLETLLRRLKKSSLSGEEITKIETDSQKVFRAVERITQVINHVKLFARQSAETEKTEIPLSGLIDDLKFFASPVMSKNNIEFHVEVPEDPVIIEGVKGDLISVFQNLLQNAVDAYSDKTQDSVKQISLKVATTCDFLAVQVEDNASGIPEENLARLFDPFFTTKEVGKGTGLGLSLCYSIIKDMGGDIQVESQMGKGTKFSVFLPKANAKNKSLSVEEPGKVSVEAESSDRPTKMVG, encoded by the coding sequence TTGAGCGTGACCGCTGTTCTCACCGTAGTCCTGGTGACCTCCTGGCAGATAGGCAGTCTTTTTGGTCGCGTGAGTGCGGCGGAGAAGCAGAGCCAACAAGCTCAGCTGCAGGCCAAGGCCGCCACTTATTCGGCCACCATTGGCAATGCCTTTCGTCTTGCCTTTTCCTCCTTGGACTACTCCACTCTGCACAATTTGATTGCTGACACGGCGACTTCTGATGATCAGATTAGGAGCATCACCATTGCGGCTAAAGAGACAGGCTTGGTGATTTCGGCCGATCAAGATATTCGCATTCTGCAAAAGGTGGATGTGTCGGGTCCCCTAGGAGGATTGGTCAGGATTCAGGACGAAGAGGCGCGTCCTGTGTTTCGCGCCGAGAGTCTCCTCGCCTATGAAGACAAAGAGTATGTTCTAAGAATTGACTTCGACAGCCAAGGCTTCGACCAAGCCATGGCACAAATCCAAAAAGAACATGAGAGCAAGCAGGCGGAATCTCTGATTCTGGCTCTGGGATTTATTGGCGCCCTGTTGTTGGGAACCTATCTTCTTAGTCAGAGGATTGGCCGCTGGGTGGGAAGACCTCTTCGCGAATTGACTTCGGCAGCAGAGAACATCGCGGGTGGAGAGTATGATCACCCCTTGTCCCTGGATCGTGATGACGAGATTGGTGATCTGGGGCAGTCGTTCGAAATCATGAGACAGAACATTGTGTCCAAGATTGACGAGATTAAGGCGATTAACGCCTCATTGGAGCAGCGGGTGGAAGAAAGAACTCAGGCTCTTAAGAGTGCACAGATCGCACTCGTCCAGTCGGGCAAAATGGCCGCCTTGGGAATTATGAGTGCCGGGATTGCCCATGAAATCAATAATCCGCTGAATATTATTGTCATGTACCTAGAAACTCTCCTGAGGCGATTGAAGAAGTCCAGCCTGAGTGGCGAGGAGATTACCAAAATCGAAACCGACTCCCAAAAGGTCTTTCGCGCCGTTGAGCGCATCACCCAGGTGATCAATCATGTAAAGCTCTTTGCCCGCCAGAGCGCGGAAACAGAAAAGACGGAAATTCCCCTCTCTGGCCTGATTGATGATCTGAAGTTCTTTGCCTCGCCAGTGATGTCCAAAAACAATATTGAATTTCACGTTGAGGTGCCAGAAGACCCAGTTATCATAGAAGGGGTCAAGGGCGATTTGATATCGGTCTTTCAGAACCTCCTGCAAAATGCTGTGGATGCCTATTCTGACAAAACTCAAGATTCTGTTAAGCAAATCAGTCTGAAGGTGGCGACCACCTGTGACTTTCTGGCGGTACAGGTTGAGGACAACGCCAGCGGAATTCCTGAGGAGAACTTGGCCCGTTTGTTCGACCCCTTCTTTACAACCAAAGAAGTGGGGAAGGGGACTGGTTTGGGGTTAAGTTTGTGTTACTCAATCATTAAGGATATGGGTGGAGACATCCAAGTCGAAAGTCAGATGGGCAAGGGGACCAAGTTCTCAGTCTTTCTTCCCAAGGCCAATGCCAAGAACAAATCGCTTTCTGTTGAAGAGCCTGGTAAGGTCTCAGTTGAGGCGGAGTCTTCCGATCGACCGACAAAGATGGTGGGCTAA
- a CDS encoding response regulator, whose protein sequence is MGEKRRILLIDDERDFVELLQMALEEEDFEVQIAYEGKEALEILKDHVFDFIVCDVNMPGGLNGVRVFEQVRERGLDTAFIFVTGHAKGSDDLADAEKAGVPILSKPVFVSGLLKAIEDYKNCPP, encoded by the coding sequence ATGGGTGAAAAGCGTCGAATTCTTCTTATTGATGATGAAAGAGATTTTGTCGAGCTCCTACAGATGGCTTTGGAAGAGGAGGACTTTGAAGTGCAGATTGCCTACGAAGGCAAAGAGGCCTTGGAAATCCTCAAGGATCACGTTTTTGATTTCATTGTCTGTGATGTCAACATGCCCGGGGGGCTCAATGGTGTCCGTGTTTTTGAGCAGGTAAGAGAACGGGGTCTTGATACTGCCTTTATTTTTGTCACCGGGCATGCCAAAGGCAGTGATGATCTGGCCGATGCCGAAAAAGCCGGTGTGCCCATATTGAGCAAACCCGTCTTTGTCAGTGGCCTACTGAAGGCCATCGAAGACTATAAAAACTGCCCCCCTTGA